The genomic DNA TAATAATTTAGTATAAATTCTTCCAACTAGTCCTGGGCAAAGGCAGATGTTCTTAGCTATTGTGAGGAATGGAAAGTGTCCTCCTTGGACTTAGAAAGGAAGGCTTGTCCTACTCTCCTTAGTCCAGAAAATaattgtttcctttataatttgaaaaaattactcatggggcagctaggtggtacagtggataagagcaccagccctggaatcaggagtccttgagttcaaatctgcctcagacacttaataattacctagccgtgtggccttgagcaagccacttaatcccattgccttacaaaaaccttaaaaaaagaaaaaaagaatactcactttgtcctccaggtACTTAAACTTAAGCAAAATAATATCTCAGATAATATCAAATAATAAGAATGGTCCCCAGACAAGTTTAAGGTTTTGTCTACTCTTGTTATGTATGTTCTGTTCCCCTCCTTTTGTTGCTGGGTAACTTTTCTGGTCTCCATTACCAGCTGGTGGTTTGGTAACTCTtggagaataaaacttcatgtcttctctatttttattattatgttattatattttaagcatgtttttttaaaatttattatttattttgaattttacaatttccccccctaatctcgcttccctcccccacccccacagaccCAATGTTTTAGGACTTTTCGAGTGAGGTTTAACACAGAGCCATTAATAGCATgcatttctgctcttttccactCTCCCCTCAGCATTCTGGAGATATTCCCGGCTCCAGGATGTGGATGTATGTTCCCTGCTGACAAATTACTGTGGATTCCATGGGTCAGGGCAGGATATGGATTATCCaagtacttttttccccctataatTTGACATTTGACCAGTTAATGCATTTGTTAGAATCTTCCCCTAAAGATGAGAATGAAATGAATCTCAAATATGCTAACTGTGCTACTTTTAACCAACACTATCAACACAGGTGGGTGGGAAGGTcattaggttttttgtttgtttttttagatttttcaaggcaatggtgttaagtggcttgccaaaggccacatggctaggtaatgattgcctaaggtcggatttgaactcaaggtcctcctgactccaaggccagtgctctatccacggtgccacctagccacccctggccaTTAGTTTTTAACAACTAATTGTGAGTTTACTGGATTATTGATggatttccttttattaaatgCTAATCCATTACCACAGATGGACGAATGTAGTTTTATTTGGGAGAGAAAGGGTCCCATCATAGCAAGATTTCGGTCGGAATTAGGACCAAGTAGCTTAATTGTAGGATTGGAGTCGAAATAGGGAAAAATCAGAGATGGTTAGAACTTAAGGAGGGTCAAACTGTATTTTCTACCAGTCATTCCCTTTTCCAAGATGGCCGCCACTCGGGCCTCGGGAGCCGTTTCCGGTGTCCAGGAGGGTAAAGGGCACTGATCCAAAGCAAGATGGCATTCAAATTTGAAGCGGGTCGGCTTTCCGGATTGGAGCTTTTGCGGAGGGTGGGCGGGACCCGGGCTGCCCGGACCTAAGATGGCTGGCTACTCCCATTGTTTTGATGGAGGCGAAGCTGGGACCGCCGGGTTTTGCCAGGCTGCCCTTTTCCAAAACGTCCTCCCATCCCTCTACGGCGAGGGACGCGAAGCCGCCCGTTGGACTTCCGCTTTCCCTTAGCAAACATGGCGCTGGCCAGCGTGTTGGAGAGCCCGCTACCCGTAAACGGGGCCGGGTTTTTCGGACTCGGGGGGCGCTCGGACCTTCTGGACCTGGGTCCGGGGGGTCCCGAGGATGGGCTGTCCCTGGCGGCTCCCGGATGGGGTGCGGCGGACGAGCCGGGGATCGAGCTTCTTCATGGAACCACCACGCTGGCCTTCAAGGTGCTGCGGTGCGGGCGGGCCGACCCCCGGGCCTCCTCGCCTCGCGCCCCGGGCCTAGGCCTCGGAGCCGGGGGGGCGGCGGGACCGTGACCGGGACCGGGACCGTGACCGGGGCTTGTGGAaccgggggggcggggggcggatGCCCGGAGCCCAGCGGGAGGGCCGGGGCCGGAGGGAGAGGGCCGTCCCCGCCCCAGTGCTGCCCCTGGGGAAGCTCACGCGGGCTGTGCCTGCCCTCTCCGCCTGCAGTTTCGGCACGGAGTGATCGTGGCCGTGGACTCGCGGGCCACGGCCGGCGCTTACATCGCCTCCCAGACGGTGAAGAAGGTGATCGAGATCAACCCGTACCTGCTGGGCACCATGGCCGGGGGAGCCGCCGACTGCAGCTTCTGGGAGCGCCTGCTGGCCCGCCAGTGCCGCATCTACGAGCTGAGGAACAAGGAGCGCATCTCGGTGGCCGCCGCCTCCAAGCTGCTGGCCAACATGGTCTACCAGTACAAGGGCATGGGGCTGTCCATGGGCACCATGATTTGTGGCTGGGACAAGCGAGGGCCTGGTGAGTCCTGACTGCCCCCCCCATGGGCTGCCACAAGGCCTGTGTTGGCTGTTCTCAGCCTCCTTCTCCAGAGGATGTTTTGCTTATTTACCtaattctcatattttttctttcctttaggtttttttgcaaggcaatggggttaagtggctcgcccaaggcctcacagctagggaatcattaagtgtccgaggtcggatttgaactcaggtcctcctgactccagggccagtgctactccacctagccgcccctctcatatttttcaaaaaaacattCAATAACAATCGTAGGAGTTCTTTTTGATGTTTGACAGTCCTATGAGGAAGGTTTTCCTCTCTGTTAATGGTTCTTTTCCTTACTTTAGTGGAGACAGAGAACAGAAAGCTATACTCCTTTTACCTACCTTGGATAAGCTGGACTTTGAAGTATTTGAATGCTTAGTAATTGGATCGAGTAAGGTTAAGAATAAAAGTTtagggtgcggctaggtggtacagtggatagagcactggtcctggagtcaggaggacctgagttcaaatccgacctcggacacttaatgattccctagctgtgtggccttgggcgagccacttaactccactgccttgcaaaaacctaaaaaaaaaaaaagaagaaaagtttgcATTGGACAGGGAAGGCCGTATCTGAGAGAATATAGCCCATCTCTTTCTTCATCCCCTGAATTCTTGTGACATTTGAAGGGCTAAACTGTGATATaacctttattttataaaagcaTTTAGTATTCTTCAATTGCTTCATGCCACCTCAACTAGATTCTTGATAAAAGACATTGTGGCCTTGGCCTTTGCCTGCCTTATAACACTTGATAAAATGATGCTTAGTACAGAGTGTTCACTGATTAAACACCAGCTGGCATATTTAAGTGGAAGGAGCAGAACAGggcatgtttttatttttccttacaaGAGGAAAGAAGTGGTTTCGTGTAGACTTAGGAACCCAGATTTAAGATTTTAAATGTGATTCTCCAATTTGCCTTATTTTTCAGTCTATtatttctgttactctttgctatGCTTATGATTGGGAGTTTGAACCAGAATGTGGATTGGTAGAGTGTGTGAGGAGGTAGTATTGTCTTAACAAATCTGTGAacctcttaattttcttttacccCTTCTAGGTCTGTACTACGTGGACAGTGAGGGAAACCGTATCTCTGGAGTCACCTTTTCTGTTGGTTCTGGTTCTGTCTATGCTTATGGGGTTATGGACCGGGGCTACTCATTTGATCTAACTGTGGAAGATGCCTATGACCTTGCCCGAAGAGCCATCTACCAGGCTACTTATCGGGATGCCTACTCAGGAGGTGTGGTCAATCTCTACCATGTCCGAGAGGATGGCTGGATTCGGGTCTCCAGTGACAATGTAGCTGATTTGAATGACAAGTATCAGGGATCTGCCCTCTGAAGGACATTGGTGGTGGGGGGGTGCTTTCTGGGTTTCTTGGGGTAACTGATATTTGAAGCCAGGGTTACAGGGACCTGGCTGTTTTTCCTGTCTAGgacttgattattttttaaaacaactctTCATTGACCTTTGTATGTTACTGATTTGCTAATAAGCTGCTACAGAAacaaatgttcatttttctttgctgtAAACATTATATAACTCAACCCCAGCTAGTGTTGTGTCTTTTGTCCATGTTTTTTGTCTACAGCATTCCTCCTCCATGCACTTTACAGTCAAAATAGTCTGGACAGTGGGAGGGATGTACTGTAATTACAGGAAACAGTGGTGTGAAGACTTTGTCTGGTGAATACATTAACGTCCCTACTCAGGAGGCTAATAACacaggagaaggagagagaggctgggaggaggagaaagatagTTCCCAGTGTGATTTGTAAAGAGATGAAAAGTTGATGAGGTGGAAAGATGCACAAGAGGCTATGCCAGGCAGGGCAGCAGAGGAGAAGGCTTTCTTCCCCTGATTGGGGAAGGGAGGCTGGGTACTTAAAAGTGTAGGGGAAATGAAATTTAAGGATAAATGTTCTTAGATTTTGAAAGAGGGAGGGATTTCAGTTTGGGCTCTGAAAAAGGACAAATAGATGAGCGTAAAGGAACTGACCCAGGACCCCATAGGATGCTTTCTTTTGTATTGGTATTCAGGTTAGTGACTCTTATCTTGGTCATGGGTTGGGGTAGAGCCCACTGAGAGCTACCATTGGAGCATTTGGGTGGGGAAGAGGCTGCACTTTGAGCAGAGATAACTTACCACACTGAGGACTGAGGGAGTCCCCAAGCTATGGTGGCAGCAGATGGCAAAGCCTTCTGTTAGGGAAGATAAAGGAAGTGTTTGAAGGAAGAAACCATAAAAAGTAGGAGAGGAGGGAACCAGTGGAGGATCTGGTGCATCTCTCTTTACTATGCTGTAGTGGACTCAGAAAGCATTAGCAGGACAATAGTTATGCCTAGTTAgcagagaggaggaaaaacagtAGGTAAGAATGCTAACATCAGTATCATTAATTAAAAAGGAGGGTGCCTAAGAAAAGAGTAAGAAGGCCTCCATCTATCCATACTGCAGCTGCTTCTCCCCTTACTGCTCTTtcactccctcctccttccctcttccttagCCCTGTGTAGTCTCTGTTTTGATTGATGAGGGCCTTCAGCCAAGAACTGATCCAGGCTTGTTAATTGCATTTGTCAAATGCAAGGAAATTGGGAATTAGTGCAATCGGGAGGAGTGAGTTTGGAAAACAAACGACTGGTGCTAAGGAGATTCATCTTGATGAAAAGTGCCTGAGGAACCCCTAGCAGCAGGGGAACTGGTAGGTTGGCTCTAGAGTAAGTCTACAGCTACTCTTGGCAGGAGTTGTGTCCTGGGGTTCTGTGGGCATGGAGAAACAGCAAATTATTGGCTATGGCTCAAGGCACATTTCcattcatcttctttctttggGGGGTGGTAAGGGTAGGATTATCCCTGACTGCTGGtagggtaaaaaagaaaatactcttCCTCTGGGCCTAGGAAGAAGAATGCAGAAAATCATCAAGGTCTCCCCAGATAATTCAagccagagatgaatagaaaaaaaatttgaggaatTTCTGGATCCTGCAGAACTTTCTGCATCTATTCTTTTCTTAGTGAGTCTGCAAGGGAGCCTGTGAGATCTCTAGGCCCTAAGACTGTAGAGGGCCTTTcctcattctcatttttaaagaaaaaccagCACCATGGTATACTGTAAgactttttgaaatgaaaaaagtaagTTCATTCGATGTTACAAGTTTTTtcgtttattttaaattttaatttatactgTTAAGATTtttctaggttgtttttttttttgcaaggcaaatggggttaagtggcttgcccaaggccacacagctaggtaattattaagtaaatgtctgagactggatttggacccaggtactcctgactccaaggccggtgctttatccactatgccacctagctgcccttaagattttttaattacctgaaatatttgatgaatgaCAAGGAATTGGGGCAATatctctcttctgtttttcccCTAGTCCTGACTCTTGTAAATATTATAGAGGTGCAACCTGACTTGACTGCCCCCCAGATTAACCAAGGAAAACACTGCAGCTGGAGAGGTATCTAGATTAACCCCTACATACCTAATTAGATAATCTGATACCATAA from Macrotis lagotis isolate mMagLag1 chromosome 4, bilby.v1.9.chrom.fasta, whole genome shotgun sequence includes the following:
- the PSMB5 gene encoding proteasome subunit beta type-5 is translated as MALASVLESPLPVNGAGFFGLGGRSDLLDLGPGGPEDGLSLAAPGWGAADEPGIELLHGTTTLAFKFRHGVIVAVDSRATAGAYIASQTVKKVIEINPYLLGTMAGGAADCSFWERLLARQCRIYELRNKERISVAAASKLLANMVYQYKGMGLSMGTMICGWDKRGPGLYYVDSEGNRISGVTFSVGSGSVYAYGVMDRGYSFDLTVEDAYDLARRAIYQATYRDAYSGGVVNLYHVREDGWIRVSSDNVADLNDKYQGSAL